The DNA sequence ACCATTATTGGCATCTTGCTCTAAAGCAAGTTTGTAGTAACGTAAGGCTGTTTGCTTATTTTTTTGTTTCGCCGCTATATTAGCTTTATGGCTATAAAAAACACTTTGCTCAGCTAAGGGCAGTGCTTTCACTTTCGCTTCAACACCAGCGAGTAATTTATCCGCTTGCTGATACATGTCCACTTGTTCAAGCCAGACTAAATATTCATTAAGTAGCTTAATATCTAGTGTCGACTTATTTAAATGCTCATTAATCAAGGTGACAGCTCTATCATAACTATGCCTTTGTAAGTGCAGCTGGGTAGCTGTTTTTAAATTGATATCATCGCTATCACCTAGCATAATCGCCATTTCTAAGCTGACGAGAGCCAAGTTAGTATTATCGGCGTTTATCGCCAGTACCGCTTGGTTTAGCCATAAATCTTTATTGTTCGGATCTTTTGCTAGTAATTCTGAAATAAGCGCTTGCGCTGACTCATACATTTTGGCTTGTGATAAAGCCGCCAATAAGCCTTGCTGCCATTGCACTTCTTCAGGTTGTAAGGTTATGGCTTTTTGATAGGCGCTAATTGCACTAAATGGCCCATATAAGGTTAAGTTTAAATAGCCTAGCTGCCCGTGGATCATAGCCTCATTTGAGCCTAACGATATCGCCTCTGAAAAGTGATGACGAGCTAATTTAAACTTTTCTTGAATCAGGTATAACTGACCTAAATCACGATGAACCCTCACTAACTGCGGTTTACGTGACAGTACCGCTTTAAAGGTTTGTTCAGCTTTATCAAATTGTTCTAAGGTGAAATAGATTTGCGCTTTTAAGCTCAGCATGGCTGGGCTAAGTTCAATATCAAAATAAGACTCTAACTCTTTTAATACCTGCTCTTTTTGACCACTATCGAGCATTGAGCGTAATCGTTCAGCGGTTTCATATTCTTCAGGTGCTATGGTTGCTTCTCGTTCTTGATAAGGCCCAGAAAATGACGGCAAGATAAAGGTTGGTTTAGCCACTTTGATAACGAAATCACTATGCCCTGCACTTGCTTGGCTCACTTGAGAAGTTGACAAAAATGCCAAATAGCAACTTGATACTAATATTTTTTTAAGTAATTTCATTGTCTTACTTTGACCTATTATAGTTAAAGTTTAATCCGTATAAATACAGCGCTTGTACCGGTTTACCATTTTTCTTTGGAATAGAGAATCGAACGTTTTTAACCCAAGTTCTTATGGTGTCGACCATTTCTGGATATACCGGGTCGACAATTTTCTTAATATGAGCATGACCACGCTGATCAATAATAATCTCAACCAAGGTAGGAATACGGGTAACACCACGTTTAATAACAGACCATGGCGGCTGTACGTAGCGGGAAGAAATAATTTTAGGTAGCTGATCTAAGCTTTTCACTTCAATTAAAGCAAAATCAACCGCAATGGTTTTCGATAAATCTAATGAATTGACATCAAACTTAGGTAAATCGACTTTGGCTAGCTTTAACTGCGCCACTTTTGGCTTTTGCGAGTAATCTAAAACTGGGCCTGCCCCCATACCAATAAGATCAATACTGGCAGCCTCTGATTCTGCTTGGCTTTGCTCTAGCTCCATTGGTGGCGGAGGTGGTGGCGGCAGTGGCAAAGCTACATCAACTTTGCGAACCGTTACCGTATCTTCTTTGCTGTAATCGCCTTGCTGCAAGTAAAGCATTAGCAAGATAAGACAAACAACCAATAGCAAACTGATAAGCCAAGGAATGATCTTCTTGAGCAAAGCAAAGTAAATATTCTCACTGTCCTTGTTGATTATTGCCGTCATAGGATTATTTATTAACCGTAGCAATACTGACATTGGCAATACCAGCAAGTTTTGCTTGGTCAATCACCTGCACTAATAAGTCTGTCGGTACGGTTTTATCTGCCTGAATAACCAAAGGTTTAACCTTAGTTCTAATGGCTTGGGTTAAGGTTGCTCTTACGCCATCAACACCAATATTAGTGCCGCCATAAACCACTTCTTTGCTATCTGTTATAGCAATCATAAGCACCGATTTTTGTAATTGCTTAGTAGATGCCGCTGTGGGCTTATCAACATCAACACCTGTTTCTTTAACAAAAACTGTAGTAACAATAAAAAAGATCAACAGAATAAACACCACATCAAGCAAAGGTGCTAAATCTAACTCTTGGCCTTTGCTTTCTTCTAATTTAGTTTCGATAAATGATTTCATCGTCTTAATGCCACCCATCTATTAGTTTTAGCTTGTAAATGGGCAAGCATTAATAGCCCAGGAATTACCATGATTAAGCCGAGCTGCGTAGTAAACATAGCCTCAGCAATACCGCCACTAATGACCTCTTGTAAATTAAAGCCATTTTCTACCGACATACGAAAAAATGTTGTTAGCAAACCCGTAATTGTGCCCAGCAAACCGAGTAATGGCAGCGAAGCTAAAATGGTTCTAATACTTTTTAACCAATACTGAGTACGATCAAACCAAGTCTCGCTGACTTTATGCATAAAGCACAAATCCATCAGTAAGCCATAACAAAACAATGCCACCAGTAATATTGCCCAGATAACGGCGCTTTCTAGCAAAAATGCGTATTCAGCCATAATGCTTACTCCGCTTAGGCAAACGAGATTTTACTTAACTTAATGGCATTGGCTTCAAGCTTGGCACAGTAACTTTTACTGCGCCTACTAAGCAATGCGCTTAAGATCAATGATGGTATCGCGACAATTAAACCTAACTCTGTCGTGATCAAGGCCTCGGAAATACCACCAGAAACAGTCGAGGCATCGCCAGTACCAAAAATGGTCATCATCATAAAGGTGCTGATCATGCCTGAAACGGTTCCAAGTAAACCTAACAGCGGCGCTATCGCGGCACTGGTTGCTATCGCGCCAATAAAGCGCTCAGTTTTATGCTTATATTCAAGTAGATAAGCTATCAATAAGTCATCGCGCTCTTGAGAAATAGGCGTCGACATAGCGATATCAAATAAGCCTTTTTGCGCCCCTTGGCTGGTCGCTGATAGCACGGCCAATTTCTCATGGGTTTGCGCTTTGCTAACCTCATCTTGATTGTTATTTAGATGTAAGATTTCTTTGATTTTTTCAGTCAAATTGACATCAATTGTTGGCAGTCTCACCAGCTGAATAGCTTTTGCCACAGAGACTACTAGCGATAGCACACCAAAGAAAAGTATAGGCAGCGCCCAAACACCGCCTGTTTTAATGTGCGCTAAAATGCCCTGCTGTTTATCTTTAAGTTTGTAAGCATTGCCTAAGGTTGGGTCAAATCGTAATGTACCTGAGCCCGAAGCCTGAATTGAGCCAAGCTCGGCAATGGCTTGCTCATCAAAAATATCAGCAAGAATACGTGGCTCAGCTATCAACTCTCGAGATACCGGCCCCCCTGATAATGCGCCAGCATCATAAGCCACTTCAACCGGTCCTATGGCAATAGTATTTACCTGCGCTATGCTGCCTTGCTCAGTAACGACATCCTGCACTTGCCAGCTTGGTGATAATCGCGCTAATACTTGCTCTGACATATGTGACAAGGCATTGATATCAACCACTACCTCACCGTTTGCCTGAGTTAATTGCTCTGTTGGCAAATGACTTGCTTCAGCATAACTGGTTAGTAATTGCTTTTGATAGTTGCTCTGAGTTGACCATTGCTGCAAACGCTTTTCTAGCTGAGCAACACTCATTAACTGTTCATCAGCAAAGCGTTGCAAAACTACTGCTTTTTCTCTTAATTCTTTTACTTGTTTTTGCTGCTTGGCAATATCTCGTGCCAGTGCGGTAGACTGTTTATTAACGCTTTTTTCAACATCCAAAAGCGCTTGCTTTGAGGTAGAAATTCTCGCTAGTAATTCTTCCACCAAGTTATCGTTAGCCTGTGCCTTAACCGTTAAGCTACTAATAACGAGTAATACCACAGTTAAGATACTCATTTTTACTTGATAAATTGCCATTAGCTTACATCCTTCTTGCTAAGTATTTTTACAGGCAAGTCGATGAACTTCGCCGTAGTAGGTTTTTGCAAAATATCTCTAAGCTTTAATAAGTCATCAGCTAACAGCACTCTACCAAGCTCTGCTGAAGAGGCTTCATTGTGCCACCACTGCCAACCTGTGTTATCAGCTCGGCCATAACCATAATGCAAACCATCGTCACTTACATACCAGCCTTGAGACACTCCTAAATACATTTGCGTAACCAATAAGTTTTTCTCTTGCCCTGCTTCAACGGGAATCGCCATTGAACCACGATTAAGAGCAATACGCTGATCAAACTCATTTACCATTTGATAAAGCGATAAAATACGCTCAAGCTTTTCGCTATCAGTTGCTCCCTCTTGACTAAGCAATAACAGCTTTTCTTGCCATTGTTCTTGTAGTGGTGGTGGTAAGCGCGTCAGTAACTTTTGACAAAAAGCAGTGGCTTGCAAAATTTGCTTATTTACCACTTGTTGCTCTTGCTCTAAAACACTTTGTTGTTGGCTTAATTCAATTCGACGTTGATCAACGTCAGAGCGATCGGTATCGGCTTTTTTCAATAAATTGCTAAGTTCTTGCTGCTCAACAATTAGCAGGGATTGGGTTTGCTCAAGATATTGTTTTTTACTATTCCAATCTAGCTGGACTTTACCCTTTTGGCTTTCAATATCGAGCCATTGGCGCATTAACTCACTTAAATTATCTTGCGCATAACCTGTTGAAGATACGGCTAATGCAATAGCGCAGCATACTCCCTTATTCAGAACCTTCATAATCACCTAATAGTCAAAGTGGCTTAAATATAAAATGAATGTTCATGCAGATTAACTGATAATTATTCGTACAATCAAACAGCAATCTGAGCGAATTTGCCAATAGAAATGCTGCTAGACCGCAAAATGACAACGCTGTCAGCAATTATAGCCACACATATACCCAATCAGAATAACTTATAACCATATTGGCGATTTAGTGTTGCAGTAATTGAGCTAAATGATCACGAATATCTTGATAGGCATGTTGCTGACATAAGCCAAAACCATCCATTTGCCTGACTTTATTACGTGTAAATAGTGGTGATGTCATACCTGCCAGAAAACGACAATAGCTTTCTGTGCTGATGGCTAAATGGGTTTTATCAGCAAGCGCATTTTTAAGCTTAGCTAGCGCTGACAAAATAATCTCATCACTAGGCCAAGCTAAGTTTTGCTTAATCCCTGTTAAGTTAATAGTCTGCCCCCGACAAACACTACAATGACAACATTGATAACTGCCCGATTGCTGCGTCATCTGTTGTTGAAAAGAGCTATCATCAAAATAACAGGCAAGATTAACGCTAAGGCAAGTTTTAAGCTGGAAAAAGTCAATTAAGTTGGCAATACGTGCAACTTCTTTACGCTCTTTATCAACAAAGTATTGGTGTAACTGCTTACTTAACTCTTGCACTGCAATAGCATTCACTTGCACAGCATAAACATCAGTCATCGCCTTAGTTTCCAGCACGATTAGCTCTTGCTGCTGCAAATACTCAAGCGCGGTTATTACACGAGTGCGCTCGATACTGGTATCTTGTAATAGCTGAGTAAAATCCAAACTGCCCCATACTTTCTTAAAGGCAACGGCATTGAAAACTCGTACTAAAAAATCTCGTCTATTGTCATCAAAACGCGCTAAAATTTGCTCAATAGGTTGTAAGAGCTTAATTTTAAAATCAGCGAAATAACTGTATTTTGCTTGAATAATACCGAGTAGTTCCAGTTGTACCAGCAAGGTCTTTAATGGCAGCTGTTTAATATTACTGTCATTGGCAAGCGCTAGTAACTGCATCTCCCACAGAGCATTATTTTTCTGGCTCTCAATGCTTTCTAATACATAGGCTATACTGCTTTGCTCGGGCGTATCAGCATAGATAAAGTTTTCTAAGGTGGTTAAGCCATCTAAATTTGCCAAGGTAATACAATGTGATGGCAGGTTATCTCGCCCTGCGCGACCGATTTCTTGGCTGTAATTTTCAATTGATTTGGGCAAATCATAATGAATAACAAAGCGAATATCGCTTTTATCTATGCCCATACCAAAAGCAATCGTGGCAACAATAATCTGACTCTTATTACTCATAAAGTCATGCTGAATTTGCCCACGTGTTTCACTAGCAAAACCAGCGTGATAAGCACAGGCATTAACGCCATTTTCTTGTAAAAACTGCGCAACCTGCTCTGCCGTTTGCTGCAAGGTAACGTAAATAATACCACTGGCATGACCATGTAATTGAGTCATCTTGCTTATTTGCGCTAGTAATAGCGCTTTTTTATCCTGCTCAGCAACCGCGAGCGTGGTCAAATCTAAATTAGCGCGATAAAAGCCAGTTTGCACTATATGCTCAGGCTGAATGGCAAACTTTGCTGCCATATCTAATTTTACTTGCTTGGTTGCCGTTGCGGTTAGCAGTAACACCAAAGGAATATTTAATGCTTGGCAATATTGAGGCAGCTTTAAGTAGTCTGGCCTAAAGTTATGACCCCATTCAGAAATACAGTGCGCTTCATCCACCACTAACATAGAAATAGTGACAGTTTCGATAAAACGTCGAAAACGCTCATTCTTAAAACGCTCAACGGAAACCATAAGAATTTTCGTTTCACCAGCATGAACGCTTTGCATAACGGCTTGGCTTTGTTGCGGCGTTAAACTTGAATCAAGACAAGCCGCGGCAATACCTTTACTTTGCAGAAATGCCAATTGATCTTTCATCAAAGCAATCAGCGGGGAAACAACTAACGTTAAATGCGGCAACTGTGTAGCAGTGAACTGATAGCACAGTGATTTACCCGAGCCAGTTGGAAATATAGCCAGTGTCGATTGCCCTTGCAGCAGCTGGCTAATCGCTTGCTCTTGCCCTGCACGAAAGCTATCAAAGCCAAAGTATTGTTGTAACGATTCCGATAAGTTCATTTTAGCTAAAAGCTCGTTGCCCCTTAGTTAACCGCTCTCTATTAAGTGCCGCAAAAGGTATGATAATTTTCATCATTATCTAATGGCGCATCTTGGTATAAATGCGTATCAGCCAATTGACTATAAGGCTGCTTTAGCACCGCCAAAAATTGCTGTAATGCTGATAAATCCCCTGTTTCTTGGCTCTCTTTAAGAACAGCTTCAACATGATGATTTCTTGGGATCAGCAAAGGGTTATGCTTTTGCATGATTTTCTGGGCATTTTCTTTATCTGAACTTACCCGTTTTAGCCAACGTGCAAACCACTCACCTAAACTTGCCTTAAGTTCATGATGAAGCTCTTCATCAACTAACGCCTTAGTTAATTTCACAAAGGTTTGCGTGTAATCTAGTCCTTGGCTTTCTAGGATTTCAATTAACTCGGTAATAAGTGCATTATCCTGCTCGGTTAACACGTCAATACCCAGCTTAGCCGCCATCATCTCTAAATAGCCTTGCATCAGCTTTTGATGAAGCGAACTTAGTAAAGGTTGTAACAATTCCACCGCTTGTTGTTCATCGTCACTTACTAATGGCAGCAAGGTTTCAGCAAAGCGAGTCATATTCCACATCATAATGGTCATTTGCTCGCCAAAAGCATAGCGACCGTATTTATCAATCGAGCTAAACACAGTTTCACGATGATAATTATTCATCATGGCACAAGGGCCAAAATCTATGGTTTCACCTGAAATGGCGGTGTTATCCGTATTCATTACGCCATGAATAAAGCCAACCCGCATCCACGACAAAATCAGTGGAATTTGCTTTTCAGAAACGGCTGTGAAAAATGCTAATACCTGCTCTGACGTCAATTGTCCATCTTGCTCAGCTTTAATGCTTGGAAAGTGACGGTTAATAGCAAAATCAACCAACTTTGTTAGCGAGTCTACATCTTTGCGCATAGCAAAATACTGAAAAGTACCAACACGGATATGGCTTGAAGCAACACGAGTAACGATTGCACCTGGGTAGGGGCGCTCACGATAAACTTGCTCTCCCGTTGCTACCACAGCTAAGCAGCGCGTTGTTGGTACACCCAGCGCGTACATGGCTTCGCTCATTATAAACTCGCGCAGCGCAGGCCCTAACGCACAGCGACCATCCCCTTGGCGAGAAAAGCGAGTAATACCTGAGCCTTTTAACTGGACATCACGCACATTGCCGTTGATATCTTTTAGCTCACCCAGCAAATGCGCTCTGCCATCACCAAGCTGTGGATTAAAGTGACCAAATTGATGACCAGAATAGGCTTGTGCTAAGGGTATTGCACCTTCAACGATTTTATTGCCAGAAAATATTTCGCCTAATAAAGTGTCATCTGATTGCGGATTAAAGCTAATGTTTAACTCAGCCGCTAAAGCATCATTCCAAAGTAAAAGCTTCGGTGCTTTAACCGGCACAGGTAAGGTTTGCTGATAAAATGCTCCACCGAGCTGGTGATACTGCTGTAAAAATTGCACTAAGGATTCCTGTTAGTAAAAGGCTTTTTCGATACGCTGACAAAAGCGTACTAAATTATCGTAGCTTTGCGCTTTTTCGCTGAAACTATTGCTAATGTCGCTCGTAATAACTTGGCATAAAAATGAATAAGCAACTGCATCAAAAGAACAGACTTTATCGCCAAAAAAGAATTCTTTATCGCTAAGTATTTGAGAAAGCGCTGCAAAACTTTTATCCGCTATGGCTAGAATTTCCGCCTTACTATGACGGCCTGTACCTTGACGATATAGCGTTTTTAATACTGATTTTCTCAGCATATTTGGCACAAACCAACGTAAATAAACAGGGAGTTTACCAAAGAAGGCTTGTTTCACCTTAGGCCAACTCTCATCATTGAGCCAACGAGAATAAACAATACACCAATATAAGTTTTCATCGAGCGATTTAGTCAATAAATACGCTTGTGCTTTTTGTTCATCGGTTAACCAATCATCAAGCGTGACTTGATGGTGCTCTGTTAAGTAATCAAAAATGTGTTGTGAATCGGCAATAGTTTCTTTGCCATTAGTACCATCGACGGTAATAAAGGGTAATTTGCCTTTCGGAGACTGCTTTAAGTTGCTTGAGCGACCGATAGTTTGATACTCCAAGCCAGCCATGCGCAAAAAGGCATCCACTTTTA is a window from the Litorilituus sediminis genome containing:
- a CDS encoding protein adenylyltransferase SelO; translation: MQFLQQYHQLGGAFYQQTLPVPVKAPKLLLWNDALAAELNISFNPQSDDTLLGEIFSGNKIVEGAIPLAQAYSGHQFGHFNPQLGDGRAHLLGELKDINGNVRDVQLKGSGITRFSRQGDGRCALGPALREFIMSEAMYALGVPTTRCLAVVATGEQVYRERPYPGAIVTRVASSHIRVGTFQYFAMRKDVDSLTKLVDFAINRHFPSIKAEQDGQLTSEQVLAFFTAVSEKQIPLILSWMRVGFIHGVMNTDNTAISGETIDFGPCAMMNNYHRETVFSSIDKYGRYAFGEQMTIMMWNMTRFAETLLPLVSDDEQQAVELLQPLLSSLHQKLMQGYLEMMAAKLGIDVLTEQDNALITELIEILESQGLDYTQTFVKLTKALVDEELHHELKASLGEWFARWLKRVSSDKENAQKIMQKHNPLLIPRNHHVEAVLKESQETGDLSALQQFLAVLKQPYSQLADTHLYQDAPLDNDENYHTFCGT
- a CDS encoding ExbD/TolR family protein; this encodes MKSFIETKLEESKGQELDLAPLLDVVFILLIFFIVTTVFVKETGVDVDKPTAASTKQLQKSVLMIAITDSKEVVYGGTNIGVDGVRATLTQAIRTKVKPLVIQADKTVPTDLLVQVIDQAKLAGIANVSIATVNK
- a CDS encoding MotA/TolQ/ExbB proton channel family protein, translated to MAIYQVKMSILTVVLLVISSLTVKAQANDNLVEELLARISTSKQALLDVEKSVNKQSTALARDIAKQQKQVKELREKAVVLQRFADEQLMSVAQLEKRLQQWSTQSNYQKQLLTSYAEASHLPTEQLTQANGEVVVDINALSHMSEQVLARLSPSWQVQDVVTEQGSIAQVNTIAIGPVEVAYDAGALSGGPVSRELIAEPRILADIFDEQAIAELGSIQASGSGTLRFDPTLGNAYKLKDKQQGILAHIKTGGVWALPILFFGVLSLVVSVAKAIQLVRLPTIDVNLTEKIKEILHLNNNQDEVSKAQTHEKLAVLSATSQGAQKGLFDIAMSTPISQERDDLLIAYLLEYKHKTERFIGAIATSAAIAPLLGLLGTVSGMISTFMMMTIFGTGDASTVSGGISEALITTELGLIVAIPSLILSALLSRRSKSYCAKLEANAIKLSKISFA
- a CDS encoding tetratricopeptide repeat protein — its product is MKLLKKILVSSCYLAFLSTSQVSQASAGHSDFVIKVAKPTFILPSFSGPYQEREATIAPEEYETAERLRSMLDSGQKEQVLKELESYFDIELSPAMLSLKAQIYFTLEQFDKAEQTFKAVLSRKPQLVRVHRDLGQLYLIQEKFKLARHHFSEAISLGSNEAMIHGQLGYLNLTLYGPFSAISAYQKAITLQPEEVQWQQGLLAALSQAKMYESAQALISELLAKDPNNKDLWLNQAVLAINADNTNLALVSLEMAIMLGDSDDINLKTATQLHLQRHSYDRAVTLINEHLNKSTLDIKLLNEYLVWLEQVDMYQQADKLLAGVEAKVKALPLAEQSVFYSHKANIAAKQKNKQTALRYYKLALEQDANNGDALIRFAQFALAQKDYINAEIYYTRASVLPKFAKQALLGKAQMYIDMLDYKSAISELQKAYGRYPELHYLPEQMDILKNIIRSKDKTTI
- a CDS encoding RecQ family ATP-dependent DNA helicase; its protein translation is MNLSESLQQYFGFDSFRAGQEQAISQLLQGQSTLAIFPTGSGKSLCYQFTATQLPHLTLVVSPLIALMKDQLAFLQSKGIAAACLDSSLTPQQSQAVMQSVHAGETKILMVSVERFKNERFRRFIETVTISMLVVDEAHCISEWGHNFRPDYLKLPQYCQALNIPLVLLLTATATKQVKLDMAAKFAIQPEHIVQTGFYRANLDLTTLAVAEQDKKALLLAQISKMTQLHGHASGIIYVTLQQTAEQVAQFLQENGVNACAYHAGFASETRGQIQHDFMSNKSQIIVATIAFGMGIDKSDIRFVIHYDLPKSIENYSQEIGRAGRDNLPSHCITLANLDGLTTLENFIYADTPEQSSIAYVLESIESQKNNALWEMQLLALANDSNIKQLPLKTLLVQLELLGIIQAKYSYFADFKIKLLQPIEQILARFDDNRRDFLVRVFNAVAFKKVWGSLDFTQLLQDTSIERTRVITALEYLQQQELIVLETKAMTDVYAVQVNAIAVQELSKQLHQYFVDKERKEVARIANLIDFFQLKTCLSVNLACYFDDSSFQQQMTQQSGSYQCCHCSVCRGQTINLTGIKQNLAWPSDEIILSALAKLKNALADKTHLAISTESYCRFLAGMTSPLFTRNKVRQMDGFGLCQQHAYQDIRDHLAQLLQH
- a CDS encoding glutathione S-transferase family protein; amino-acid sequence: MITLYGFGANLGVVDPSPFVVKVDAFLRMAGLEYQTIGRSSNLKQSPKGKLPFITVDGTNGKETIADSQHIFDYLTEHHQVTLDDWLTDEQKAQAYLLTKSLDENLYWCIVYSRWLNDESWPKVKQAFFGKLPVYLRWFVPNMLRKSVLKTLYRQGTGRHSKAEILAIADKSFAALSQILSDKEFFFGDKVCSFDAVAYSFLCQVITSDISNSFSEKAQSYDNLVRFCQRIEKAFY
- a CDS encoding MotA/TolQ/ExbB proton channel family protein yields the protein MAEYAFLLESAVIWAILLVALFCYGLLMDLCFMHKVSETWFDRTQYWLKSIRTILASLPLLGLLGTITGLLTTFFRMSVENGFNLQEVISGGIAEAMFTTQLGLIMVIPGLLMLAHLQAKTNRWVALRR
- a CDS encoding DUF3450 family protein: MKVLNKGVCCAIALAVSSTGYAQDNLSELMRQWLDIESQKGKVQLDWNSKKQYLEQTQSLLIVEQQELSNLLKKADTDRSDVDQRRIELSQQQSVLEQEQQVVNKQILQATAFCQKLLTRLPPPLQEQWQEKLLLLSQEGATDSEKLERILSLYQMVNEFDQRIALNRGSMAIPVEAGQEKNLLVTQMYLGVSQGWYVSDDGLHYGYGRADNTGWQWWHNEASSAELGRVLLADDLLKLRDILQKPTTAKFIDLPVKILSKKDVS